AGCTTCTTACTAGCAGGAGGTCCTAATCATAAAGTAAAATTCAATAAGTTTGATATTTATGAAAAGGGAGCAGAGTGGAGAAATTTAAAGATAAAGTGCTTTCTTGtaaacttttgttttttccCTGCCCGCTTCAGCTAGAAAGGCAATGAGAGATTGAGAAGTTTGAGAGGTTTGGGACCTAGTTCTTTTTCTAGTTGGGGTTGCTCTAGGAGTAGGGACATCATCACTAGCTTTGGTCCTCTTATCCTCGGGCTCTGAATCAGAAGATTCTACAACCATTGGCTTTGCCCAATAAGATATTCTGGTTTCTACCTTTGGTCTAGCATCTGCCTCAGATTCGCTGAACATCTCAGAGATGTTTTCAGCTTCTCCAAGAGTTTGGCTCGGGCCAACTCCCTGCCTAGTGGCTTCAGCAGCTGCTTCTTTTTCCTCGTGCCCGAGGACTGCTTCAGCAGGATTGCCTTGGGTTGTAGaattaagaaaacaaagttAACATTTGATAAAATCAAGCAATTAAAGGAATGAGTTAGGAAGATAAGTCACCTATCAGCAGAAGTTAATTTTTTGCGTTAATAGCTTTTTTCCATCTCTCTAGTTCTTCTTTTTTGGGAAGAGACTTGAAGAAGACTTGCCCGAATAACCTGTCATGGGCTTCCTTGATATCCCCTCCATATTTGTTAAACCACTTGGCTTCCCACCAATTGGTAAACAGAGTTGTACACTCAAAGTTAAGGGTAGTAGGCTTGTGTGCGATTTTGGTCATCATTTCCAGGCTACGCCTGCTTGCCCAAAATGTGACCTCGAAGAGGGAGCAGATGTGATAAAAGGTGCCACAGTGCATTGAGTCAAAGAAAATGAGGGGGATGGCCTGCCTAAATCCCAACTGCCTACCACAGAAATTGGGGTGGTAAACCTCCAGCCTGCGTTTATAGCCAGCTAGATCACTCATCACTCCCCAAGCTAGGTCTCTTTGCTGGATGCAGCTGATGAACTTCTCCTTACAATATCTCCTGGCATTCGCCTCGAATGAATCTTGAAAGAAATTGTCAGAGAACCAATGATACCTTTTAAGCATAGAGGCACCTCATTTAGGATCCGTTATGGTTATGCAAATCTTGAAGAAATAGAGGCAGGAGAAGGTTGAGTGGCTGGTAGCTAAAGCCTCTACCAGAATTAGGGCAGGAGCTACCCCTTCAGGGAATTCCAGGTTTGAACCCCCGAAATTCTGGAAAGTACCATTGGAGCCAGATTTGGATTATCCAGGTTGCTCCATTAAGATTTGTCTCAGAAGGCTCCCCATTAATCATCTTATAAAGCAAGTGATAGAGGTGAGATAGGATGAAGGGCCCTGTAGCAACATCATCCAAGGAGTGCAGAGCTTCTACCAAGGGGTGCAGAGCTTCTACCAAGGGGATCCATTCCAACTTTACCCCCTTAGACTTGTTAGGGAACACCCACTTCGACCAAGCTGCATCTATCATAGAACGAAATTCCCTTTTGAAGTTTGACCATTTGCAACCAAGATGCCCTCCTCAGCTTCATAAAGGTTAGGAGTGAACCATTTCTTAGCAAGCATGTTACTTTCCACGGCAATAGGGACTCTAGAGGTCCAAGCAGGTCCTAGTGAGTGGGCCTCATCTTCATGGAAGAAAATAGGGAGATTGAGGCTAGCCTGAGGGCAATGAAGGCCGTTAAGCCAACGGCAAAGATTGCCAATCCCTTTTTCAAACTCGTATGTAGAGCGCGATTTAGGGGCCATTGTTGAATTCAAAGAAGGATGAAGAAAGTGGCTCGAGTTTAAGTTAGGGAAAGatcgaaaattcaagaaaatttGGCGGTTTTGAGAGTTAAGCTTGTTAAAGGTAATGGCTGAAAAGAGTAAAGTGGAAGCTATATACAAGTAGGTAGTTAACGTTGGAAGTTGTGGGTTAGTGCAAAGGTTTACTTAAAATGGCTAAGTTAATTGGCGCTAATACCCAGTCTTGGCAAGCGTTCAAATTTAATCATTATCAATGTCTTGATTAGCATACTTAATAATGATTAAAAAGGGCACTGTTTGGGTGGGTATTTAATATTGGGCTCAAATCAAGTGAAGGCCAAAGCGTTAAGTAAAACAGAAAGGGATTGGGCTGGGACAGGTGGCAGCCTAGGGtgaaattaaaaccattttctgGCAGCTAATAGGCAGCAAGCCTATGTCAAGTGACAAGCAATAGAGGGCAGCTCACCCTCAGCAAAAAGTACTTTTCCATGGCATGGGTAGGTACTTCAAACCTTATGTCATTTCCAATTATTTTTGCTCAGGTTTTAGTTATAATTAATCTTGTCAAACTAATTATTGTCAATTTAAACTAATAACTAAGAAATTAACTTGAATGACCTTGAACTCCTTTATAAATGAACATATGATACTATAAATAAAAGTCCTTTGTCAAAAGGCATCAAAAAGAACTTAGTacagacttaacccatctatGAACAATCCCGTTAAGACAAGAAGTACAAATAACTTGTGGTGCAAGTAAACAACTAACTAAGCAACCAAGAAAACAATCTGTTAAATAAAGGTATCAGTGGCACGCTTGAATCTCTATTagtcttgattgtgagcctgaAGGCCTAACAAagaccccacaaaggcacctctcaaactAATTCCAAATTTATGTTGCAGAGAACCAAACATCAAACTCTGCCCAATGAGAAAGACCATGGGAGTTATGCGAGGGACAAATCTAGCCCGAACAAACCCTAAGGTTCTGTCTCGGGTGGCTCTCTTTGTAATCGTCGATCTTGATCTCGATGGAAATGTACTCacagattttgattttgttgctGTGGCTAAGATCCAACGACGTGTTTAGAGGGACCTTGGTGCCATTCAAAATAGTGCCATTGGAGAAGTCGAGGTCTCAAAACATCCATTTGCCTGGTTCAGATTTGATGGAGAGGCGCTTGGAGGAAATGTTGGAGTCTTTGATCAGGAGGTTGTTGCAGCGTTCGTCGCGATTGATTCAAACCTTTGATTTGAGTCAGAAGTTTCGAGTGTCGCCCCTTCCAATTATGAAATCCCAGGTCATGGAGCATTTTCAGCTTGCGAGCTAAAGGCTCCATTGTCTCTCTGAGTCCGAGATAAGAAAGGAGGGGAAACACTATTTGAAATGCTTTTCTGTTTTCAGAGTGAATATATCAAAATGTCACAATGGCGACAAACCAATTCTACGTAAATCTGATTCCTAATTGAGGGGAAACAAGCACATATAGCCTTAGTAGGAAGGTAGAGTGTTAGACTTCATCATTAGTTAGCCACCTATACCTATGCAGTTCCACTCGTGTGAGAATTGCCCTAGTCAAGTAGAGCTTCCAAATATCTTCTCAAGTTGGGAGATAGGTAGGAGACTCACTATAGAGTCTCTAGAGTTGAGTCAGTCAACTATCTTACAGATAATCTGAAAATACAGAATATGGTAATTTTACCCAATTCACTCCTTTTGGTTTATTTCTAAGTATAAAGCAGATTTTCTGAACATGTTTCCTACAGAGAACACTTGTAAGTTGCAACACGTATGAATAGGAAAAGGACATTGTAAGTTGCAACACGTATGAATAGGAAAAGGAATCATCGCTGCATACATATACCATCACTACAAAAAATTGCACTTAACTTTCAGTTTGCAAGGTTCCAATGTACTCCAAGATGGCACAAACCGACAATGCGACCCACGATTTGCCATGAGACAACAATGGTCTATACAAGTCTTATCTGTTAAAAGCACTCTAAACGTGATTTGAATCAGGAAGAAGGGCTGAACATCAACTAGGGTGGTGGATACACAATTTCAGACTTCAGAAGGAAGAACGACATCACAGCTGGATCTGTTGGTTAGAGGTTGACCCCCATCGGAGGCTTGTCTGGAACACAGGTACCTGATCGAACAATGATGAAATGCTACCAACTGCAATGCATACATGGAAATTACATAAAAACGAGGAAAATAATGCATTAGCTCCATCTCCATCTCCATTTCATGGTACAAGACATAAAATGTTGAAACAAGAACTGCTGTTAAATATAACATGTCAATAAATCATAAGCACAAAATAGACTCGGGTctgtatttgaaaaaaaaaaatgcaagtttGGGTATAAATCACTCAGCTCATTCAATCCTGACAAAGTCCAGATAGAGAATTTCATATTTATAATCATGTCACTGCCCCATGTACGTGTGATAAAGCATATGGCATAGACAAATTATTCCCAAGTGTAGCAGTACTACAAATTACTCTGTTTGGTAAATGGCTACAACTTATGAAAAGGGAAGAAACTATGCAAGACAAATTTCATGAGATAGAAACTCTAAGTTACGAAATGAAAGCGGCAAAAGGattcaaagaaaaacaaagtcaATTGGTCAGATTGCATCAGGTTTTCAAACATCTGCTAGTTTTGACATAGGAAATCAAGTATTGTAACAAGAATTGGTAGAGACAGGATGTTGATTTTATGTTCATACTTCGTACAAACCTGACAATCGATACAATGAAATGTTGAACCATTCAccccaaggaaaagaaaaacaagtttgTTCGACAATTATGACGAGATGGTCAGAAAGTAATGCCTGCCCTAATAACTTAGACGCACCTGTCTTTGACGTCTATTTTGTTCAATTTGGAACAAATTTAACAGCAAATCTATAATGCAATGCATGGAGAGCAACAAAAAGAATGTCATGGTTCACAAGAAGCCCCGTTATGCACTTCTTGTTGGAATTTTTAGATCGACGGGCCCGGGTTTTGAAACTGGAACTTCAAGCTTAGTGGGAAAAAACGTATGCAAGATTTCATCGGTAAGATATCAAAATGATCAAACCAAACTGCAGGTCCTAGAAATAACATGTATAACTAAAAATATCCGGAGACAAGTTGCTAAGATATCCTGCTATTGCAACCAGAGTGGTCTTGGCAAAGCAAGATTTGAACTAAAGACATGGAAAAGGGCTATAAAGCGTACTTAATATAGGGCCAGCTCTTCCAAAACATACTGTTGGAAGGAAAGATAAACGTTAGTCAATGAAAATCGTCTAGGTACGGGCATGTATTTAACTTAGATAAAGAAAGTTCAAaatattttgatacaatcagAAAACTATAAAGTTGCAAGAAAAGGTATATGAGTACTAAGAAGACCATAACATGTCTACATATTCTGTACACCATTCACATGTGCGCGGTATCACGCTACACATTATGCTTAGCAAAAATTCTCTGCAACTGGGAACGGATGGAGGTAAACCACATTTGATACAGTCAAATCAAGAATTCTATTAAGACACCTCTACAATGAATTTATATTCCGAAAACGGATGAATATCACAAATAACAATGAAGTAATCAAATTGAAGGATATCAATTAAAACCCTAACTTCCCTATTGTAAGCaattaaaatccaaaattccaaccaaaacccaacaaaattccaaaatttaatttcaacaaaacccagaagaagaaaaaaaggaaatcaATTCCAACCCACCTCATAAAATTGGAGAGGAACAGTCACATAATGGTGTAATTCCCACTTGGGTCAGCATCATCCGAGAGCAGAGCCCCATACGGCGATTCTTGGTCGTCCATCACAAGGCCCTCCGTCCCCCTAAACACCGCGTGCAACCCTATCAAAACGACCCCAATCACACCCGAAACGATGACGTTGAGCCACACGTGAGTGAGGACCAGAGCCACCACCGTCACCAAGGCAAGAACAACCATCACGACCCGGTCCGGGACCGCAAACCCGAACACCTCGAGGGGCTGGTCACGCGAGAAGTAGAGTACGAGCCACGCGGCGAAGACGATCAAGAAGACGATGATGGAGAACGGGTGGTAGAGGAGGCTGAGGAAGAGCACGATCAGGGCGATCAGGGCGTAGTTGGACCGGAAGTGGGTCAAGTTCTGGGCGAGTCGGGTCGTCGCGGCGGAGAGATTGGAGGGGAGTCTGAGTGCGGTGGGTTCCAGGAGCTCACCCCATGGCCGGAGCGTGGCCCTCGCCGATTGGGTGGCTTCCTTGAACTGGGACACCATTCCGGCGGACATTGCGAGATGAGTTTCTCCGAAAGCTTTGAACTTTCGTGGCGGAGATTGATGGAAATCAGAGAGAGATGGGGTTTTTGTGTTTCATTTGGTTCAGTCTCTCTAATGGCGGAAATGGCTTTCGCTCGACGGAGTTGACCTATGCTTGGACTGGACACTGTTAGGCGAAATGGTTTGTGTATCTCAAGAGTGAAAGTTGGTTCATATTTTTGGGCCGAACGTATTGGGTTGGGCCTGATTCCTGCACATGGGGTTGGACGAACAACCAAGGTTTCAGGCTTGGACAAGATCTGGGcatataataatataaattaaaacTTGGAAACAAACAGCTTTAAAATAGATTGGTGTTGGAATCTTCGGCCGTCAGAGTTTCATCCTGGCAGCCCTTCGGGTGGCGGCCTTTGGAATAGATTTGTGGCATTCAGCATGAAGGTTAGGGAGAGAAACTTGTGAAGTAGGTTGTACCAATTCATATGCTTTTAATGTTCATATTTTGGAGACAATGTGGATCTGCGATTTTGGTGAGGGTTCTGGTGGCGGTTGGCTGGATTCCATGGTGGCTAGCGGTAGCAGCTTTCGTTCATCAACAGGGGACTATTttaattttgtcttttcatgTAGTGTCTTTCTGGACCTGCATTATTTTTGTCTTGTTGCGTTAGTGTTTGGGCTTCGAATACTGGGTTTGGGTTGAGGAGAGATAACTCGGGTTGAAAGATTGTGATTCTCGGCCCAATGACGAGTTTTTAGGCCATATGGTTTTGCCCAGAAGAATGTAATTCGACCGAGTCCTAACTCAAGTAGGGCTCTTAAGGATTAGATTTAGGCGTGACTCGGTCGAGTTATGATTGAATTGAAATTGTTAAGGATcagaataatttatttataagatTCAAATTATTCCAGGAATCAAAATGTGTGACTAATCAGATAAGAAGTGAATCGAACGCATAAGAGGACCAAGTTTAGAGTCCTAGTTCAAGTAAAAAAAGGTCGAGGCTTGATAGAGATACAGTTTCGGGCGGAGAGGGGTATGATGAGATAATATCAACAATATCTAGATGTGTGCCGAATAGTCATAGTCCTATTGGGACAATACTTTGGCCTAATTGGTCACCACGAACTTCAACCctataaacaaaaaaaggatcttcaactcaacaaacaaacaaatgctcTGCACAAAACCTCGCTTTAAGCGAATCTTTCTCACACTTTGAGAAATTACTAATTACCTTAACCCCTCTATCAACATACCTTAAGTTTGTAGTAACAACATTGTGCTGACAACCAGCGATATCTTTGGTTTGGATTACTAGCACTGGAGCTGTCGAATCATTAGATCGACCAAGAaatatctttagtttggattaaCAACATAACTTTGAGTTCGATTGGTTACCTATCTAAGTATTTGCCAACGAGAAGTCATTGTTCATTCACTAAACAAGGTCACTTTGTTAGGTTTCttggtgaagtgaggtgttatctAGGTTACTCAGTGTTTAGCACATTTAAAGCCAAACTTTTATTAAACTTCACAGTGATTTAGCAACCTTCTCGTGAGATTCTAGAACCCAAGGTCGAGACGTGTTCTTTTGTTGCCGTGATCGTTTGAGTACAAAAGTCAATAGCACATTCAACACCACCACATCTATTCTACTCGTCAACCAAGCTTGGTCGCAAGTTGGCACGCCCACATTCACTTGAAAGACGTAGTTAACTCTTAGTTGCTCAATCTACACGCCACGCAAGCTTAGTGGTTTTTGGAGGGAATAGTCCGTTTGTGGCTAAGCTTTTTAGTTGAGCTGAGCTGTGTGTAATCTCCTTTTCTTCTAATAAAAATCTTGTTAAAAACAGAAGCTTTAGAATAGAtgagagagaaaataatattccTTACAGATCCTCGTTAATTGGAATTGATCATCTACCATGTTTAAAGTACATTGAAGTAATATTATTTTTGGGACATCAAAACAATGGCTTTAATGAACCGTGTGGAGTCAAAATGCACAATATCAGGAAATAAGATTATCTTCTCTCCTCtttccattttctttcattctcttctctcatactttctattttgtcttttttttttctataaaaaaattaatataaaatgttgacactGTAAGACAGgatagaagaaaaagaaaaaaaaaaaaaaaaaaagaatccttCTCCCAATGTCAGAGTGATCAGAGCCACATGGCAGAAGCAGAAGAAGGATTATGGATGCATGCAGCTTTTACGTTTCTATTCTATTAAGAGAATAGGACTTGTCAACTTTTTGtcccattttcttccaattttgccCTTACTTTTGAATACATAATGTTGACATGAGAAgggcaaaatattaattttgtatcttttgaacttttcccctttttttctattttgctctcacttttgatacataatatttatataagaaaggcaaaatagtaattttatatcaaaatatttacataagataaaaaatatgcacttataaGAGAAATTGTCCTaccatcattttttcatacaAGTAAGTGAAATCACgatgttttttttaaataatttgaatGAACTGAAACAGTTATGCTTGAGAAGAACGTGAAGTGAGGTAGGAAGTTATTCACACACACAGTGTGCTCATCTGCTAGTTTGTATAATCAAAACATGTGTCCCTTAGACACCACATCAAGCAGCAGATTCCCCCACTTCGGGAAggaggaggattgtctgccctccaagttaccgtgccctcccatgccctcctgattgtgtggtcacggttaaaccacgttaatattttatattattatttatttttgttttattatctttataaaaaaataatataaaatattaacgtgacttaaccgtgaccacacaaaacaggagggcatggaagggcaccgaaacttggagggcagacaatcctcctccCTTCGGGAAACGTTAGTTTtccat
The nucleotide sequence above comes from Malus sylvestris chromosome 16, drMalSylv7.2, whole genome shotgun sequence. Encoded proteins:
- the LOC126609014 gene encoding PRA1 family protein D-like; translation: MSAGMVSQFKEATQSARATLRPWGELLEPTALRLPSNLSAATTRLAQNLTHFRSNYALIALIVLFLSLLYHPFSIIVFLIVFAAWLVLYFSRDQPLEVFGFAVPDRVVMVVLALVTVVALVLTHVWLNVIVSGVIGVVLIGLHAVFRGTEGLVMDDQESPYGALLSDDADPSGNYTIM